The proteins below are encoded in one region of Actinomycetota bacterium:
- a CDS encoding kelch repeat-containing protein: MPPPDSIKRSGGKLVSILMLVAFMAACGSDAPESSPAPERSTAGWRTLKSAPNQRTEVAAAAVDGKIYVMGGFVPPGRTVAIVEVYDTGADSWSRGPDLPLAVNHGMAAAADGVIYALGGYAGESDLSAPTDRAFAFREDRWEELPPMPEVRAAAGAAAIDGKVYVAGGVGPVGLADSTLVFDTAERTWSEAPGVPTPREHLGVATDGAKLFVTGGRPPNTDRMEAFDPSTGEWDRLDDMPTARGGLAAAGTSDGLIVAAGGEAEQTFPEVEAYDPKKGTWARLEGLPTPRHGLGVVAVGNTVYVLAGGPQPGFAFSGANEALDLS; this comes from the coding sequence ATGCCCCCGCCCGACTCCATAAAGAGGTCCGGCGGCAAGCTCGTCTCGATCCTGATGCTCGTCGCCTTCATGGCCGCCTGCGGCTCCGATGCTCCGGAATCCAGTCCGGCCCCCGAACGTTCGACCGCCGGGTGGAGGACGCTCAAGAGCGCACCCAACCAGAGGACGGAGGTCGCCGCGGCTGCGGTCGACGGCAAGATCTACGTCATGGGGGGCTTCGTCCCGCCGGGCCGAACCGTCGCCATAGTCGAGGTCTACGACACCGGCGCCGACTCCTGGTCCCGCGGTCCGGATCTGCCGCTGGCGGTCAACCACGGCATGGCGGCGGCGGCCGACGGGGTGATCTACGCCCTGGGCGGCTACGCCGGCGAGTCCGACCTCAGCGCTCCGACCGACCGGGCGTTCGCATTTCGGGAGGACCGGTGGGAAGAACTGCCCCCGATGCCCGAGGTCCGCGCGGCGGCCGGGGCGGCGGCCATAGACGGGAAGGTCTACGTCGCCGGGGGAGTGGGGCCGGTTGGCCTGGCGGACAGCACCCTGGTGTTCGACACCGCAGAAAGGACGTGGTCGGAGGCTCCAGGGGTGCCGACGCCCCGTGAACACCTGGGCGTTGCGACCGACGGGGCGAAGCTGTTCGTGACCGGCGGCAGGCCGCCGAACACCGACCGAATGGAGGCGTTCGACCCGTCGACCGGGGAGTGGGACCGCCTGGACGACATGCCAACCGCCCGGGGCGGCCTGGCTGCGGCCGGCACGTCCGACGGCCTGATCGTCGCCGCCGGCGGCGAGGCCGAGCAGACCTTCCCGGAGGTCGAGGCGTACGACCCGAAGAAGGGGACCTGGGCGCGCCTGGAGGGCCTCCCGACGCCGCGGCACGGGCTCGGCGTCGTCGCCGTCGGCAACACGGTTTACGTCCTGGCCGGCGGCCCGCAGCCGGGATTCGCCTTCTCCGGAGCCAACGAGGCGCTCGACCTCTCCTAG